A genomic stretch from Flavobacterium humidisoli includes:
- a CDS encoding M23 family metallopeptidase, which yields MAKVKYYYDSENLAYTKIKTRKRIKIGYALLFLLASALFGFLVFVLLINTPYFETPKDRLQAREIENLKLQYAILNKKLDEIDEAADALEERDNNIYRVYFNKAEIPDSIRKAGFRNSDKYKALEGYNNSQLVLNATKRVDKLSKQLAIQSKSLDEILKLAGAKENLLLAIPAIQPVRNENLKRVASGFGYRIDPFTKVRKMHNGMDFTANTGAPIYATGDGVVERADNTASGYGNHIVIRHGFGYESLYAHLSNYNCRPGQKVKRGDVIGYVGSTGRSEGPHCHYEVHKDGKVVNPLNFYYGNISAVEYVAISQMANQENQSLD from the coding sequence ATGGCGAAAGTAAAATATTATTACGACTCAGAAAATCTGGCTTATACGAAAATAAAAACCAGAAAAAGAATAAAAATAGGTTATGCATTACTGTTTTTACTGGCATCGGCACTGTTTGGTTTTTTAGTTTTTGTACTTTTAATAAACACACCTTATTTTGAAACTCCAAAAGATCGTTTACAAGCCCGCGAAATTGAAAATTTAAAACTGCAATATGCTATTTTGAATAAAAAGTTAGACGAAATTGATGAAGCTGCGGATGCACTCGAGGAACGTGACAATAATATTTATCGCGTGTACTTTAACAAAGCTGAAATTCCAGATTCAATTCGAAAAGCTGGTTTCAGAAATTCTGATAAGTATAAAGCGCTAGAAGGATATAATAATTCTCAACTGGTTTTAAATGCAACCAAAAGAGTCGATAAACTATCGAAGCAATTGGCAATTCAGTCTAAATCTTTAGATGAAATTTTAAAATTAGCTGGAGCTAAAGAAAATTTATTGTTAGCAATTCCTGCCATTCAGCCAGTTCGAAATGAAAATTTAAAACGTGTCGCGTCAGGTTTTGGGTACCGAATTGACCCTTTCACAAAAGTGAGAAAAATGCATAACGGAATGGATTTCACGGCCAATACAGGTGCTCCCATTTATGCAACAGGAGATGGTGTGGTGGAAAGAGCTGACAATACAGCTTCGGGATACGGAAACCACATAGTGATCAGGCACGGTTTTGGATATGAAAGTTTGTATGCCCATTTAAGCAACTACAACTGCCGTCCGGGACAGAAGGTAAAACGTGGCGATGTTATTGGATATGTTGGAAGCACAGGAAGATCTGAAGGCCCGCATTGTCATTATGAAGTGCATAAAGACGGGAAAGTGGTTAACCCATTGAATTTCTATTATGGAAATATTTCGGCTGTAGAATATGTGGCGATTTCGCAAATGGCCAACCAAGAAAACCAA